The Cinclus cinclus chromosome 3, bCinCin1.1, whole genome shotgun sequence genome has a window encoding:
- the LOC134042008 gene encoding uncharacterized protein LOC134042008 yields MSRGERDNGKNGTGYKEDNIRNNRDQDSEGKAHKRSETINCGVSLRKKVSKPMSSQKERAVEYGKLDEAMRMIKSTVFGDRGRTPEVAGAVRELIHSTPAPGDSWGVIDPRPTPRLTDNCNRRRPLDAAKAAQDRHLPLAASRSGKFGKSKAAQPVVVELKEGVQPVRIRQYPIKLEARKGVAPMIAQFLIQGILQECESEFNTPIFPVRKPNGKYRLVQDLRAINNITKDIHPVVANPYTLLTSVSERFQWFTVIDLKDAFFCIPLAFESRKYFAFEWEDPDSGRKKQLTWTRLPQGFKNSPTIFGNQLAKELEEWKTTQVKESPFSHVILQYVDDIFLATEERDICLNLTISLLNMLGQAGYRVSKEKAQLIRTSVLYLGCEITQGVRRLGANRIEAICTIPIPRNHQELRSFLGMVGWCRLWIPNFGLLAKPLYEALKETQLRWDKPQQNAFQGLKQALKEAPALGLPDLTKDFQLYVNERQRLALGVLAQKLGSWKRPVGYFSKQLDAVSSGWPSCLRAVAATVLLIQESRKLTLGKKIEVFVPHMVITVLEQKGGHWLSSSRMLQYQAILREQDDVELKVTNHINPAEFLRSEQEEGELTHDCVEVIEQVFASRTDLKDVPLESPDWELFTDGSSFVENGTRYAGYAVVTLLQVVEAKALTPGTSAQKAEIVALIRALVLSQGKKVNIWTDSKYAFGVLHVHGALWKERGLLSSQGTSIKHRNEILSLLDAVHKPAAVAVMHVRGHVSPVTPHLEQKPDYSLEDERLARLVNAQKNALGWYVTDIGLYKEQSCSEEADSIRKITVHDIQPGDRVYVKNWSTDPLKESWEGPRQVIMTTFTAAKVEGINNWIHYTRIKKVPTHWEVQPLSSTKMVIRAKPTDPRPTS; encoded by the exons ATGTCCAGAGGAGAGcgggacaatgggaaaaatggcactGGCTACAAGGAGGACAATATTAGAAACAACCGGGACcaggattcagagggaaaagcacataAG AGATCGGAGACCATTAACTGTGGTGTGAGCCTAAGGAAGAAGGTGAGCAAA cctatgAGTTCTCAGAAAGAAAGAGCTGTAGAATATGGGAAGTTGGACGAGGCCATGAGGATgattaaatcca cagttTTTGGCGACCGCGGCAGGACTCCGGAGGTGGCTGGGGCGGTTCGCGAGCTGATCCACTCCACGCCGGCACCAGGTGATTCCTGGGGAGTCATCGACCCGCGCCCGACCCCGCGCCTGACGGACAACTGTAACAG GCGCCGACCGTTAGACGCGGCGAAAGCTGCGCAGGATCGGCACTTGCCCCTCGCGGCGTCGAGAAGTGGCAAGTTTG GTAAGTCTAAGGCAGCTCAACCAGTAGTGGTTGAGCTAAAGGAGGGAGTCCAACCGGTAAGGATTAGACAATATCCGATTAAGTTAGAAGCTAGGAAAGGAGTAGCCCCCATGATTGCTCAATTCTTAAtccaaggtattttgcaagaatgtgagtcagaatttaataccccaatttttccagtacGAAAACCCAATGGTAAATATAGGTTAGTTCAGGATCtgagagctataaataatataaccaaggatatccacccagtggtggcaaacccctatactttgttaacatctgtgtctgaaagatttcaatggtttacagtaattgatttaaaagatgctttcttctgcatccctctggcatttgaaagtaggaaatattttgcattcgagTGGGAAGACCCTGACTCTGGCCGGAAGAAACAGCTTACTTGGACACGACTTCCgcaaggattcaagaattcccccacaatatttgggaaccagttagccaaggaattggaggaatggaaaacaacacaggtaaaagaatctcccttttctcatgtaatacttcaatatgtagatgacatttttctggccacagaagaaagggacatttgcctaaatttaactataagcttattgaacatgctaggccaggctggatatcgGGTCTCGAAAGAAAAGGCCCAACTCATCCGGACAAGTGTGTtatatttgggctgtgaaataacacagGGAGTAAGGCGATTAGGAGCAAATAGAATTGAAGCCATCTGCACCATACCTATTCCCCGAAATCATCAGGAACTAAGATCCTTTCTAGGAATGGTAGGATGGTGCCGGCTGTGGATACCGAATTTCGGACTCCTGGCCAAACCCTTATATGAGGCACTAAAAGAGACACAGTTACGGTGggacaagccacagcagaatgcGTTCCAAGGGCTAAAGCAAGCACTAAAAGAAGCCCCGGCATTGGGACTACCTGATTTAACTAAGGACTTtcaattatatgtaaatgagagacagagactggctTTAGGAGTACTCGCACAAAAGTTGGGATCATGGAAGCGTCCGGTCGGCTATTTTTCGAAACAACTAgatgcagtcagctctggatgGCCGTCCTGTTTGCGAGCCGTGGCAGctactgtactattgattcaggaatcaagaaaattgactttgggtaagaaaatagaagtgtttgtgcctcacatggtgataacagttctggaacaaaaaggggggcattggctgtcctccagcagaatgttgcaatatcaagcaatattaagggaacaagatgatgttgagctaaaagtaactaaccatatcaatccagcagaatttctccgcagtgagcaggaagaaggcgaATTGACCCACGATTGTGTGGAAGTCATTGAACAAGTCTTCGCTAGCCGCACTGACCTGAAAGACGTGCCATTGGAGTCTCCGGACTGGGAACTGTTTACAGATGGATCCAGTTTCGTCGAGAATGGGACCAGGTATGCGGGTTATGCGGTGGTAACGCTTCTCCAGGTCGTGGAAGCTAAAGCCCTCACCCCGGGAACATCAgcgcagaaagcagagattgtggctttgattcgcgccttggttttgagtcaaggaaagaaggtaaatatatggactgactctaaatatgcatttggagttctgcatgtccatggagcattatggaaagaaagaggactgttaagttctcaagggacatctataaaacatcgaaacgaaatcctatctcttttggatgctgtgcataaaccagctgcagtagcagtaatgcatgtgagaggacat GTAAGCCCAGTCACTCCTCACCTAGAGCAGAAGCCCGATTACTccttagaagatgaaagactgGCCAGACTTGTGAATGCCCAGAAGAACGCGCTAGGGTGGTATGTGACCGACATAGG TCTGTATAAAGAACAATCCTGtagtgaggaagcagattcaattaggaaaattacag tccaTGACATCCAACCAGGAGACCGGGTGTATGTAAAGAACTGGAGCACGGACCCCTTGAAGGAATCATGGGAGGGTCCACGTCAGGTGATTATGACAACCTTCACGGCGGCAAAAGTCGAGGGCATCAACAACTGGATCCACTACACCCGGATCAAGAAAGTCCCTACTCATTGGGAAGTGCAGCCACTGTCTTCCACCAAGATGGTTATTCGAGCCAAACCCACCGACCCAAGGCCTACATCTTAA